The following DNA comes from Alienimonas californiensis.
CGCGGACTCGCCCCGAACCGGGCGTGCGTCCGCACCGGCTCCGGCGCCCGCGAGTCGCGGGGGTGCGTCGCCGCCACCACGCGGCTGAGATACGCCAGCACCGCCGAGGGCAGGTGCACCCGGTCCGCCGCGGCGAACAGCGAGTTCAACTCCCCGGCGTCCAGAACCTGCGTCGGCTCCGGGGAACGCTGGGCGGAGCGGGCCGTCACAATGCGTTCCAGCACCTCCGGCCCGACGCCGCCGACGTCGATCTTGAACAGGAACCGGTCGAGCTGGGCCTCCGGCAGCGGATAGGTGCCCTCCAGCTCGATCGGATTTTGCGTCGCCAGCACGAAGAACGGGTCGGGCAGCGGCCGCGTTTCGCCGGCGGCCGTCACCCGCCGCTCCTGCATCGCTTCGAGCAAGGCGGACTGCGTCTTCGGCGTCGCCCGGTTGATCTCGTCGGCAAGCAGCAGGTTCGTGAACACCGGCCCGGGGCGGAACTCCAGCCGGCGCCCGCGGCCGTCTTCGTTCTCCTGCAGGATCGCCGAGCCGACGATGTCGCCCGGCAGCAGGTCCGGCGTGAACTGGACGCGGCGATGTTCCAGCCCCAGCAGCGCCGCGAGGGCCTTCACCAACTCCGTTTTTCCCAGCCCCGGCAGGCCCTCCAACAGCAGATGTCCGCGGGCGACCAGCCCGACGGTCACGAGATCCAGCAGGGTCTCCTGGCCGAAGATCACCCCCGCCAGACCGTCGCGGAGGCGGAGCAGCCCGGCGCGGGCGCTCTCCACCTCCTCGGGCGTCAGCAGGGCCGACGCGGGCGCGGCGTCAGACACGGGCGGGGGAATCTCGCGAAGGGAAACGGAGGCGGAGCGAGGGACGAACGTCACTCGGCGACGGGCGGAGGAGTCTGCGCGGAAAAGTAACGCCGCACCACTCCCCGCAACCGCGGCGGCACCGGCCGGCCCGCCGTCAGCCGCTGCGACGGCGGGGCGGGGCCGGCCGTGGTTTCCGCTGGGGTCTCTGTCGCGACAGACGAGGATTCGACAGGTCGAGAAGGAGTGAACGGGCTGGACGCCGCCCCGGCGGCGGGAGGACGGGCAGACCACAACCCGCCGGCCAAACCACTGACGGCGGAGAGCCCCGGAGCGAACGTCCGGGCCGCCAGTCGTCCGGCGTCCGCTGCCCCGTCGGGCAGGGGCAGGGAGAGTGCGGGCACACTCAATCCGCGGTCGGGGGAATGGGGAGTCGTTGGGGGAGTCTCGCCAGCGGCGGGTCGCGGCCCCGGCCGGTCGGCCCCCGCGCGAACCTGAGCGACCACATCGGGCGGCAGGGCGGCGAGGAGTCCCGCCGGATCGCCCCCCGCGAGCAGATCGGCCCCCGCGGCGGCGAGGGCGGACCGTTGCTCATCCGTCAGGCCGGCAGCCAACTCGGCGAGCGCCTCTCGGTTCTCCCCCGCCGCGGCGAGCAGGTCCCGAAGCCTCGCCGGATCGTCCAGCCCCGCCGCGGCCGCCGCGTCCCTCACGGCGTCGGATTCGAGCAAGCCGGAGCCGGCCAGCAGGTCGGCGCCGTTCGCCAACGTGTCCGCGAGGCGCCCCACGGTCGCCCCGTCCGTCGCCCCCGCCGCGGCGACGGCACCCAGCATCCGCTCACGCAGGGCGTCGGCGGCTTCCAGCTGCGATCCGGTCGGCCCCTCCTCGCCGATCTCCGCGGTCAGTCGCCGCAAATCCTCTCCCGCCCGGGCCAGCGCCGCCGGATCGGCGGCGCCGGCGTCGGCGAGGGCCGCCAGCGTTTGGGCCAGTTCCCCAGTCAGCCGGTCGCCGGCGACGGTGCGATCGACCGCCGTCTCCTGCCCGGTCATCGATTCCACCGGCGCCGCCCAAGCCAGCAGGGCAAAGGCGGCCGGGACGGCCAGCGTCTTCGCCAGGCGACCCAGCGGCAGCGGCGGACGGGCGTCCCGCCAGCGGTCGCGACGCGGTTCCAACCGGGCGAGCCAGGCCGGGGAACGCTCCGCGGCGGGGCGGTCGGTAAGGGTCATTAGCAAACCGCCCGACCGCAGGGCGGTGTCGACCGCGGCGGCGGCGTCCCGGTGGGAGGGAAGGTCGCGGCGGGTTCTCTGCAGAGCAATTAGGCCGGTCATCGACGTGCCGAGGGCCAGCGCCCACAGGGCGGGCGTCGGTTCGTCGCCCCGCAGCCGCAGGGCCAATGCGATCCCCCCGGCAATCAGCAGGGCGGCGGCCAGCGGGGCCGCGAGGTGACGGAGGAACCGGACGACCGCCACGCCCCGCCGATGGGCGGCGAGGCGGCGGTCGAGGTCCGCGGCCGTCAGCGCCGCCGCACCGGGTCGGGCGTCAGCGGTTGGGGACGGGGGGAACACGCAGTCACGGTAGGCGGGCGGGGGGCGGCCTGCCACGGGGCGGGCCGCGAAGGGGCGTTGCCTCGGGCCGGTCGCGGGCGGACGATGACGCGGTTCGCTCCCCCGCTCGTCTCCCCCCCGCTCGTCTCCCCCCGCCGGTCGCCTGATGGACGCCGCCACCTTCGCCGCGACACGTGCCGACCTGCCGGACGGCGGCCGCTGGACCGAGTTGATCGCCGGGGAGCCAGTCGCC
Coding sequences within:
- a CDS encoding AAA family ATPase, producing the protein MSDAAPASALLTPEEVESARAGLLRLRDGLAGVIFGQETLLDLVTVGLVARGHLLLEGLPGLGKTELVKALAALLGLEHRRVQFTPDLLPGDIVGSAILQENEDGRGRRLEFRPGPVFTNLLLADEINRATPKTQSALLEAMQERRVTAAGETRPLPDPFFVLATQNPIELEGTYPLPEAQLDRFLFKIDVGGVGPEVLERIVTARSAQRSPEPTQVLDAGELNSLFAAADRVHLPSAVLAYLSRVVAATHPRDSRAPEPVRTHARFGASPRAALGLAAAARAAALLAGKPNVGFDEVRSVAPAVLGHRILPDYAARLDGWDGPKLAAAVLEQVSEVDKGSLR